A DNA window from bacterium contains the following coding sequences:
- a CDS encoding dihydrodipicolinate synthase family protein yields the protein MSQDVASAGSWKGVFPALCTTFNSDGALDIEAQRAVVRFALASGAHGLVCFGLAGEVNKLTPGEREAVGTAIIEEAAGRVPVLVGVGAEATHTARRLARFFTDHGADGLVIAAPATTRLADRELYVHFSAVAGETDLPVVIQDAPEYLGVKISPEFVARLAAEHPHVRYVKVECGPEDTVPWVDSMGPDIGVFTGDAGLFLTETLRAGAVGSVPGVEVTDLLVEIYETEMRADRVAADQLLMKLLPYLRFSLQGIDHYNACAKEVLHRRGIIPRNGLRGPGPVLSDVASALLDGYLANLDLRPSRLSS from the coding sequence ATGAGTCAGGATGTCGCGAGCGCCGGATCATGGAAAGGCGTGTTCCCTGCTTTGTGCACGACGTTCAACTCGGATGGCGCGCTGGACATCGAGGCGCAAAGAGCCGTCGTCAGATTCGCGCTTGCGAGCGGAGCTCACGGCCTGGTCTGTTTCGGCCTGGCGGGAGAGGTCAACAAGCTGACGCCGGGCGAGCGAGAGGCGGTCGGAACGGCCATCATCGAGGAGGCGGCCGGCCGCGTCCCCGTCCTGGTCGGCGTGGGCGCCGAAGCGACCCACACCGCGCGGCGGCTGGCGCGCTTCTTCACCGATCACGGCGCCGACGGATTGGTCATCGCCGCGCCCGCCACCACGCGGCTCGCGGACCGGGAGCTGTACGTTCATTTCAGCGCGGTGGCGGGCGAGACCGATCTCCCTGTCGTCATTCAGGACGCCCCCGAGTACCTGGGCGTCAAGATCTCGCCTGAATTTGTGGCGCGCCTGGCCGCCGAGCATCCCCACGTCCGCTACGTGAAGGTGGAGTGCGGGCCCGAGGATACGGTGCCATGGGTCGACTCCATGGGGCCGGACATCGGCGTGTTCACCGGCGACGCGGGTCTATTTCTCACCGAGACGCTGCGGGCCGGGGCGGTTGGCAGCGTGCCCGGCGTCGAGGTCACAGACCTTCTGGTCGAGATCTATGAAACCGAGATGCGAGCCGATCGGGTGGCGGCCGATCAGCTGCTCATGAAGCTGCTGCCGTATCTTCGGTTCAGCCTGCAGGGAATAGATCACTACAACGCCTGCGCCAAAGAGGTTTTGCACCGACGTGGCATCATTCCGCGCAACGGCTTGCGGGGTCCGGGTCCCGTGCTTTCAGACGTGGCCTCGGCGCTGCTCGACGGGTATCTCGCCAACCTCGACCTGAGGCCGTCAAGGCTCAGTTCCTAA
- a CDS encoding RraA family protein has translation MKAQAPVDDALLARFDKLYTAVVSDVLDQLGLRHQVMAASIRPLYPEARLAAYAVTVKVAPVPGVPARREDYYKGELLAIDSLQPGQAMVVSSADSCFWGELLSTAARARGARGVVLDSFTRDAKRVIDMAFPTFCRGIHAQDSLGRADVAEINVPIVAGGVSVNFGDLLLGDYDGVVVVPASAAAEVIALAEKKALDENRVRPHLEQGMSAAEMFKRYGVL, from the coding sequence TTGAAAGCTCAAGCACCCGTCGACGATGCGCTGCTGGCGCGATTCGACAAGCTCTACACGGCGGTGGTTTCGGACGTTCTCGACCAGCTCGGACTGCGGCACCAGGTGATGGCGGCCTCGATACGCCCGCTCTACCCGGAGGCTCGGCTGGCCGCCTACGCCGTGACCGTGAAGGTCGCTCCGGTCCCCGGTGTGCCCGCCAGGCGAGAGGATTACTACAAGGGTGAGCTCCTCGCCATCGACAGCCTCCAACCCGGCCAGGCCATGGTCGTGTCGTCGGCCGACAGCTGCTTTTGGGGCGAGCTGCTGTCCACGGCGGCGCGGGCACGGGGCGCCCGTGGCGTGGTTCTGGACAGTTTCACCAGGGACGCGAAGCGTGTCATCGACATGGCATTCCCGACTTTCTGCCGGGGCATCCACGCGCAGGACTCGCTGGGCAGGGCCGACGTGGCGGAGATCAACGTCCCGATCGTGGCGGGCGGTGTCAGCGTGAACTTTGGCGATCTGCTGCTGGGCGACTATGACGGGGTGGTCGTGGTGCCCGCATCGGCGGCCGCGGAGGTGATCGCCCTGGCCGAGAAGAAGGCGCTCGACGAGAACCGCGTGAGGCCCCACCTCGAACAGGGCATGTCGGCAGCCGAGATGTTCAAGCGCTACGGGGTGCTCTGA
- a CDS encoding FadR family transcriptional regulator, which translates to MAVLVSLQRFRLSDQIVDLLAGEIISGRLQADESLPSEPQLVERFRASKVVIRESIQKLAGLGLIRVSWGKRTVVLDEREWNILAAPVQRAYVEAGRAVELLTHLYEARLIVEPAAAEHAAARATADERDDLLTIVKEMRAISTGSHDTQRFLKVDRDFHDAVARMGRNAALRAVLRDLHATMSQRWLNSKITPAELEVLVGQHQKVAEAIRLGDRNGARAAMAEHIAWAADLETSRAAREASHDPLS; encoded by the coding sequence ATGGCAGTGCTGGTTAGCCTGCAGCGGTTCCGCCTCAGCGATCAGATCGTCGACCTTCTGGCAGGCGAGATCATCTCCGGTCGCTTGCAGGCGGATGAGTCGCTGCCCAGCGAACCTCAGCTGGTCGAGAGGTTTCGCGCCAGCAAGGTCGTCATTCGAGAGTCGATTCAAAAGCTGGCCGGGCTGGGCCTCATCCGCGTCAGCTGGGGCAAGCGCACGGTTGTCCTGGACGAGCGCGAGTGGAACATCCTTGCCGCCCCGGTGCAGCGGGCGTACGTCGAGGCGGGCCGCGCGGTGGAGCTTCTCACCCACCTGTATGAGGCTCGTCTCATCGTCGAGCCCGCGGCCGCGGAGCACGCGGCGGCTCGCGCCACAGCTGATGAGAGGGATGACCTGTTGACCATCGTGAAGGAGATGCGCGCCATCTCGACCGGCTCCCATGACACGCAGCGCTTTCTCAAGGTCGACCGGGACTTTCACGATGCCGTGGCCAGAATGGGGCGCAACGCCGCGTTGCGGGCCGTCTTGCGCGACTTGCACGCCACCATGTCGCAGCGCTGGCTGAACTCGAAGATAACTCCAGCCGAGCTGGAGGTTCTCGTCGGCCAGCACCAGAAGGTCGCCGAGGCGATTCGACTGGGCGATCGCAACGGGGCACGCGCCGCGATGGCCGAGCACATCGCCTGGGCAGCGGACCTGGAGACCTCTCGGGCCGCGCGGGAGGCTTCGCACGACCCGCTGAGCTGA
- a CDS encoding alpha/beta fold hydrolase encodes MKVREGHLGFRGHAIWYQVVGESTPGRWPLLTLHGGPGAAHDCIEPLGELAGGGRDVVFYDQLGCGRSDQPHDPSLWTIELFLEELDTVRAALGLERIHLFGLSWGGMLAMEYALRRPAGLESLILASAPASMASWVSEADRLRRMLPAEVQETLLRHESEGSTDSPEYQQAMLAFYERHVCRRKPWPDPVRQSVAQLMSNPEVYLTMNGPSEFHVTGTLRSWSVAERLGEIRVPTLFTCGRHDECTPEMAAAIVRQIPGAELVVFEASAHFAHAEEPERYRQVAAGFLDRVEAAG; translated from the coding sequence CTGAAGGTCCGCGAGGGTCACCTGGGATTCCGGGGCCACGCCATCTGGTACCAGGTCGTGGGCGAGAGCACGCCTGGACGGTGGCCGCTGCTGACGCTCCACGGCGGCCCTGGCGCCGCGCACGACTGCATCGAGCCGCTGGGTGAGCTGGCAGGCGGCGGACGAGACGTGGTTTTCTACGACCAGCTGGGCTGCGGGCGTTCTGATCAACCGCACGACCCCTCGTTGTGGACGATCGAGCTTTTCCTCGAGGAGCTCGACACGGTGCGGGCCGCACTCGGGCTGGAGCGGATCCATCTGTTCGGCCTTTCGTGGGGTGGGATGCTGGCCATGGAGTACGCCCTTCGCCGGCCGGCCGGCCTGGAGAGCCTGATTCTCGCCAGCGCCCCGGCCAGCATGGCATCGTGGGTGTCAGAGGCCGACCGCCTCCGCCGCATGCTGCCGGCCGAGGTGCAAGAGACGCTGCTACGCCATGAGAGCGAAGGCTCCACGGACAGCCCGGAATACCAACAGGCCATGCTCGCCTTTTACGAGCGCCACGTTTGCCGTCGGAAGCCATGGCCCGACCCGGTGCGGCAATCGGTGGCGCAGCTGATGTCCAATCCCGAGGTCTACCTGACCATGAACGGCCCCAGCGAGTTTCACGTCACCGGGACGCTGCGTTCGTGGAGCGTCGCCGAGCGGTTGGGCGAGATCAGGGTGCCGACGCTGTTCACGTGCGGCAGGCACGACGAGTGCACGCCTGAGATGGCGGCTGCGATCGTGAGGCAGATCCCGGGGGCTGAGCTGGTGGTGTTCGAGGCCAGCGCCCATTTCGCCCACGCGGAAGAGCCTGAGCGGTACCGGCAGGTGGCGGCCGGCTTTCTCGACCGCGTGGAGGCCGCCGGCTGA
- a CDS encoding extracellular solute-binding protein, protein MRHSGRYARVGVAVGAVLAIAGCAPPSTSGAPSTAATATSAAALGGMDALVAAAKKEGQLNLVSTAPDWANYAAIMAGFQAKYGIKINDDNPEGSSQDEINAVKRLAGTDRAPDALDIGVRELADTSLFAPYQVATWKDIPDAQKEPSGLWVQDYGGYMAIGYDSSKVSAITSVQDLLKPEFKGKIALFADPTASNSALSAVMMTSLANGGSLDDISKGVEFFAKLKKAGNFVPVAATKATVANGTTPVVINWDYLAVSFATDVPAWTLLIPSGAIVAGFYNQAVNKGAPHPAAARLWMEYLYSNEGQNLFLEGGARPVRMDAMTKQGVIDAPAAAKLPPVSGPGNFINLNQATAAKAYLVANWANAIS, encoded by the coding sequence ATGAGGCATTCGGGTCGTTACGCACGCGTAGGTGTGGCGGTCGGGGCCGTTCTCGCGATCGCGGGCTGTGCGCCGCCCAGCACATCGGGCGCCCCGAGCACCGCCGCCACCGCGACGAGTGCCGCCGCCTTGGGCGGCATGGACGCGCTCGTCGCCGCGGCCAAGAAGGAGGGGCAGCTCAACCTCGTCTCCACGGCCCCGGACTGGGCCAACTACGCCGCCATCATGGCCGGCTTCCAGGCCAAGTATGGGATCAAGATCAACGACGACAACCCGGAGGGCAGCAGCCAGGACGAGATCAACGCCGTCAAGCGGCTGGCCGGCACCGACCGCGCGCCGGATGCCCTCGACATCGGTGTGCGCGAGCTCGCGGACACGAGCCTTTTCGCCCCGTACCAGGTCGCGACCTGGAAAGACATCCCCGACGCCCAGAAGGAGCCCAGCGGCCTGTGGGTCCAGGACTACGGCGGCTACATGGCCATCGGGTACGACTCCAGCAAGGTGTCTGCCATCACCTCGGTCCAGGACCTGCTCAAGCCGGAGTTCAAGGGCAAGATCGCACTCTTCGCCGACCCGACGGCCTCCAACTCGGCTCTCAGCGCGGTCATGATGACTTCGCTGGCGAACGGCGGCTCGCTCGACGACATCAGCAAGGGCGTGGAGTTCTTCGCCAAGCTGAAGAAGGCCGGCAACTTCGTGCCGGTGGCGGCGACGAAGGCCACGGTCGCCAACGGGACGACTCCGGTCGTGATCAACTGGGACTACCTGGCGGTCTCGTTCGCGACGGACGTGCCGGCGTGGACGCTCCTCATCCCCTCCGGCGCGATCGTCGCCGGTTTCTACAACCAGGCGGTCAACAAAGGGGCGCCGCACCCGGCCGCGGCGCGCCTGTGGATGGAGTACCTGTATTCGAACGAGGGCCAGAACCTGTTTCTCGAAGGCGGCGCGCGTCCGGTCCGGATGGACGCGATGACCAAGCAGGGCGTCATCGACGCGCCGGCGGCCGCCAAGCTGCCGCCCGTGAGCGGCCCCGGTAACTTCATCAACCTCAACCAGGCGACGGCGGCCAAGGCGTACCTCGTCGCGAACTGGGCGAACGCCATCAGTTAG
- a CDS encoding ABC transporter permease subunit, translating to MPVVPFLGYVATFLLLPTAIVVFGAFDGQGGITFDYLRALGEPYVVASFVHSFVVSAASSVIGAVFGALLAYAVTTGNRDGVLRRIITSACGVLALFGGVALAFAFIATIGGAGLVTVWLGNHGIDIYAHGVWLYELSGLTLVYAYFQIPLMVLVFLPALDGVQPQWREAAENLGGTTWDYWRLVAGPLLTPAFLGATLLLFANAFSAFATAAALISQGGIIIPLQISGALSSEVGLGRENFANALALAMIVMVAVVMTLYALLQRRTSRWLR from the coding sequence CTGCCCGTGGTTCCGTTCCTGGGGTACGTCGCGACCTTCTTGCTGCTGCCCACCGCGATCGTCGTGTTCGGCGCGTTCGACGGGCAGGGCGGCATCACCTTCGACTATCTGAGAGCCCTCGGCGAGCCGTACGTCGTCGCTTCCTTCGTGCACAGCTTCGTCGTCTCGGCGGCGAGCTCCGTGATCGGCGCCGTGTTCGGCGCCCTGCTGGCGTACGCGGTCACCACCGGGAACCGGGACGGTGTGCTGCGCCGGATCATCACGTCCGCCTGCGGGGTGCTCGCCCTGTTCGGCGGCGTCGCCCTGGCCTTCGCGTTCATCGCCACGATCGGCGGCGCGGGGCTGGTCACCGTCTGGCTGGGCAACCACGGCATCGACATCTACGCGCACGGCGTCTGGCTCTACGAGCTCAGCGGCTTGACCCTCGTCTACGCGTACTTCCAGATCCCGTTGATGGTGCTCGTGTTCCTGCCCGCGCTCGACGGAGTTCAGCCGCAGTGGCGCGAAGCGGCTGAGAACCTCGGCGGCACGACGTGGGACTACTGGCGGCTCGTCGCCGGCCCTCTGCTGACGCCGGCGTTCCTCGGCGCGACGCTGTTGCTGTTCGCCAACGCGTTCTCGGCGTTCGCCACCGCGGCGGCCCTGATCAGCCAGGGCGGCATCATCATCCCGCTGCAGATCAGCGGCGCGCTCTCGAGCGAGGTCGGGCTCGGCCGGGAGAACTTCGCCAACGCGCTCGCCCTCGCGATGATCGTCATGGTCGCGGTGGTCATGACCCTATACGCGCTGCTCCAGCGCCGGACCTCGCGATGGCTGCGGTAG
- a CDS encoding ABC transporter ATP-binding protein: MIQPHTGVQSTAPAGIEVRLEDLQRRFGSVAAVDGLSLTLRPGELVALLGPSGCGKTTALRLVAGLDDVDGGRVIVGGKDVTQMPSNKRGMGMVFQAYSLFPHMTARDNVAFGLRMRGVASAERKARARDMLDLVGLSAQADRYPRQMSGGQQQRVALARALAIRPAVLLLDEPLAALDAKIRAQLRDEIRRIQLEVGTTTLFVTHDQEEALAISDRIGVMQAGRLEQLGSPADVYARPQTPFVAEFVGLSNRLPARVAGDTVEILGVRLPLVNPSTPDGDAIAIVRPEAIGLARHLEGDTNRDPTVGTVITIAFHGALSRITVALDGGLSVVVLLPTADVGDFTVGMRARLVLRSQPVVVTQ, encoded by the coding sequence GTGATCCAACCGCACACCGGCGTGCAGTCGACGGCTCCCGCGGGAATCGAGGTGCGGCTGGAAGACCTCCAGCGGCGATTCGGCTCGGTCGCGGCCGTCGACGGGCTCTCCCTCACGCTGCGGCCGGGCGAGCTCGTCGCTCTGCTTGGGCCGTCGGGCTGCGGCAAGACCACGGCGCTGCGCCTGGTGGCCGGGCTGGATGACGTCGACGGCGGCCGTGTGATCGTCGGCGGCAAGGACGTGACCCAGATGCCATCGAACAAGCGCGGCATGGGCATGGTGTTCCAGGCCTACTCGCTCTTCCCCCACATGACGGCACGGGACAACGTCGCGTTCGGGCTGCGCATGCGAGGCGTCGCCAGCGCCGAGCGCAAGGCCCGCGCCAGGGACATGCTGGATCTGGTCGGGCTCTCAGCGCAGGCCGACCGCTACCCCCGCCAGATGTCCGGCGGCCAGCAGCAGCGGGTCGCGCTCGCCCGCGCGCTCGCGATCCGCCCCGCGGTGCTGTTGCTCGACGAACCGCTGGCCGCGCTCGACGCCAAGATCCGCGCCCAGCTGCGCGACGAGATCCGCAGGATCCAGCTCGAGGTTGGCACCACCACGCTGTTCGTCACGCACGACCAGGAAGAGGCGCTCGCGATCTCCGACCGGATCGGCGTCATGCAGGCCGGCCGGCTCGAGCAGCTCGGCTCGCCTGCCGACGTCTACGCCCGGCCACAGACGCCATTCGTGGCGGAGTTTGTCGGCCTGTCCAACCGGCTGCCGGCACGGGTCGCCGGGGACACGGTCGAGATCCTTGGCGTGCGGCTGCCTTTGGTGAACCCGTCGACGCCTGACGGCGACGCCATCGCCATCGTCCGGCCCGAGGCGATCGGCCTCGCCCGGCACCTGGAGGGCGACACGAACCGGGACCCGACGGTCGGCACCGTGATCACCATCGCGTTTCACGGCGCTCTGAGCCGTATCACGGTCGCCCTCGATGGCGGGCTCAGCGTGGTCGTGCTGCTCCCCACAGCGGATGTCGGGGACTTCACGGTCGGAATGCGCGCCCGGCTCGTCCTGCGGTCCCAGCCCGTGGTCGTGACCCAGTGA
- a CDS encoding cupin domain-containing protein, producing MAASRDLNALVDRLLAGGGTAVDVEGQPILFLPVYETPRSQAELYLLRSGQRIPAHRHSAIDDVFVGVRGRGRVRVWDADGKHEDHTVEPGSVVVVEPGSPHEVSCAGEEFCYVLTQSPKEAYDSVSYTASEAVDDV from the coding sequence ATGGCCGCATCGCGGGACCTGAACGCTCTGGTGGACCGGCTCCTGGCCGGTGGCGGCACGGCGGTGGACGTGGAGGGTCAGCCGATCCTGTTCCTCCCCGTGTACGAGACGCCTCGATCGCAGGCGGAGCTGTACCTGCTGCGGTCCGGGCAGCGGATCCCGGCCCACCGGCACTCGGCCATCGACGACGTCTTCGTCGGCGTGCGGGGCCGGGGCAGGGTCAGGGTCTGGGACGCGGATGGCAAGCACGAGGACCACACCGTCGAACCGGGCTCTGTCGTGGTGGTCGAGCCGGGCAGCCCGCACGAGGTCTCGTGCGCCGGCGAAGAGTTCTGCTACGTGCTCACCCAGAGCCCCAAGGAGGCATACGACAGCGTGAGCTACACGGCTTCCGAGGCGGTCGATGACGTCTGA
- a CDS encoding PaaI family thioesterase encodes MTGPVDATTPALAREDAERLLASCAIHRDIGLELADWEPGRVRFLFRPPASVRSGEAGVVHGGALATALDTAACFAVIAAVGVDCATVDLRTDFLRPAAAPELVVTGTLLRAGRRFGWADASVTAPDGRVLATARGTFTW; translated from the coding sequence ATGACGGGTCCGGTGGACGCCACCACGCCGGCTCTGGCGCGCGAGGACGCGGAGCGGTTGCTTGCCTCCTGCGCGATTCATCGCGACATCGGCCTTGAGCTCGCCGATTGGGAGCCTGGACGCGTCAGGTTCCTGTTCCGGCCGCCGGCGTCGGTGCGATCGGGCGAGGCGGGGGTGGTCCACGGTGGTGCGCTGGCCACTGCCCTGGACACCGCCGCCTGCTTTGCCGTCATCGCCGCCGTGGGGGTCGACTGCGCCACGGTCGACCTGCGGACCGATTTCTTGAGACCGGCCGCCGCCCCGGAGCTGGTCGTGACCGGCACTCTGCTTCGGGCCGGCCGCCGGTTCGGCTGGGCTGATGCGTCGGTGACGGCGCCCGACGGCAGGGTGTTGGCGACCGCGCGTGGCACGTTCACCTGGTGA
- a CDS encoding IclR family transcriptional regulator, whose product MRGEALRLTGRRAVPTLKRDPERALLPLEKPSGPVERALDLLELLAKRDELSLAEAAAGLSSSRATAFRMLSKLQSRGYVEHLRAQHTYRLGPQIRELASWAEQSALTRLALPSLSELRAESGESANLAAVRRNRIVYEMVLDGEHSLRISAAVGEEVPPHSTALGKAILAWLEPARRSTLAGRPPYAAFTTRTITTEEKLQRELEQVRARGYAIDDEEMSVGAYCVAAPIIGTGGEPIGAISVSGLAARMPPSTRAALGESVKRRCERISSLLANSDTVRRTRP is encoded by the coding sequence GTGCGCGGCGAGGCGTTGCGCTTGACAGGACGGCGAGCCGTGCCTACGCTCAAACGCGACCCTGAGCGAGCCCTATTGCCCTTAGAGAAACCATCCGGTCCCGTCGAGCGGGCTCTGGATCTCCTTGAACTCCTGGCGAAGCGCGACGAACTGAGCCTTGCGGAAGCGGCGGCCGGCCTCAGCTCCTCTCGAGCCACCGCCTTCCGGATGCTGTCCAAGCTCCAGTCGCGTGGCTACGTGGAGCACCTGCGTGCGCAGCACACCTACCGCCTCGGGCCCCAGATCCGAGAGCTGGCCTCCTGGGCCGAGCAATCGGCGCTCACGCGCCTGGCGCTGCCCTCCCTCTCCGAGCTCCGGGCGGAATCGGGGGAGTCAGCGAACCTGGCCGCGGTCCGGCGCAATCGAATCGTGTACGAGATGGTCCTGGACGGGGAGCACAGCCTCCGGATATCGGCTGCTGTCGGCGAAGAGGTGCCGCCTCACAGCACCGCGCTCGGCAAGGCCATTCTCGCCTGGCTCGAGCCTGCCCGCCGCTCGACTTTGGCCGGCAGGCCCCCGTACGCCGCCTTCACGACACGCACCATAACGACCGAGGAGAAGCTGCAGCGGGAGCTCGAGCAGGTTCGGGCGCGGGGCTATGCCATCGACGACGAGGAGATGTCGGTCGGCGCCTACTGCGTGGCGGCTCCGATCATCGGCACCGGTGGCGAGCCGATCGGCGCCATCTCGGTGTCAGGCCTCGCGGCGAGGATGCCGCCCAGCACCCGAGCCGCCCTCGGCGAATCGGTGAAGCGCCGCTGCGAGCGGATATCCTCGCTGCTGGCGAACAGCGACACGGTCAGACGCACGCGACCATGA
- a CDS encoding ABC transporter permease subunit yields the protein MAAVAALVPRGVNARRRTRLNLLRGVIFVVVGFFFLLPLYAMAEFTTRGIGVNAPRSFAAWRTLVTYPGLTAAITISLELAAITSVAMLLLLVPTMIWVRLRLPRLQRMIEFLCLLPLAIPAIVLVVGFAPIYLWVTYFFGNSSLTLAFAYVILAMPYAYRALDAGLSAIDVRTLSEAARTLGAGWPTVMFRVVAPNMSAALLNAALLSVALVLGEFTVAALLNFQNLQVAIYVLGRIDARVSIAVALGSLLLTFALLVALSFVGAGRRDAQPVEEG from the coding sequence ATGGCTGCGGTAGCGGCCCTGGTCCCACGCGGGGTCAATGCGCGCCGCCGGACCAGGCTCAACCTCCTGCGGGGCGTGATCTTCGTCGTCGTCGGGTTCTTCTTCCTCCTGCCGCTGTATGCGATGGCCGAATTCACGACCCGAGGGATCGGCGTGAACGCTCCGCGTTCGTTCGCCGCCTGGCGGACGCTGGTGACGTACCCCGGGCTGACCGCCGCGATCACCATCTCGCTGGAGCTGGCGGCGATCACGTCGGTCGCGATGCTCCTGCTCCTCGTACCGACGATGATCTGGGTCCGGCTCCGCCTGCCCCGGCTGCAGCGGATGATCGAATTCCTGTGCCTGCTGCCCCTTGCGATCCCCGCGATCGTGCTCGTCGTCGGCTTTGCCCCCATCTACCTCTGGGTCACGTATTTCTTCGGCAACTCCTCGCTGACCCTGGCCTTCGCGTACGTCATCCTCGCCATGCCATATGCTTACCGGGCCCTCGACGCGGGGCTCTCCGCCATCGACGTGCGGACCCTCTCGGAGGCGGCGCGCACCCTCGGCGCCGGTTGGCCGACGGTGATGTTCCGCGTGGTGGCGCCGAACATGTCGGCCGCGCTGTTGAATGCCGCACTGCTGTCGGTCGCGCTGGTGCTCGGCGAATTCACCGTGGCCGCGCTGCTCAACTTCCAGAACCTGCAGGTGGCCATATACGTGCTCGGCCGTATCGACGCGAGGGTCTCGATCGCCGTCGCCCTGGGATCGCTGCTGCTGACATTCGCCCTGCTCGTGGCCCTGTCGTTTGTGGGCGCCGGGCGTCGTGACGCGCAGCCCGTCGAGGAGGGGTGA
- a CDS encoding SDR family oxidoreductase, whose protein sequence is MGEGRFDGRVAIVTGAASGIGDEVCRVLAAGGATVYGADLRTGGRATEVADVRDGDAMRALADRVMAQHGRIDVLCNVAGIGAVGDITANSIAEWRAVFEVNVLGIVNTCQAVVPHMRARRSGVIVNVSSVAALVGLVDRALYSASKGAVSALTRAMAADHVREGIRVNAVCPGTADTPWVQRLLDASPDPAATRRRLVARQPLGRLATAADVAAAIAYLASDDAAFVIGTELVVDGGIAGLSIPPPDPS, encoded by the coding sequence ATGGGTGAGGGTCGATTCGACGGACGCGTGGCGATCGTGACCGGCGCCGCCTCCGGCATCGGCGATGAGGTGTGCCGGGTGCTGGCCGCGGGCGGCGCCACCGTGTACGGGGCCGACCTCCGGACCGGCGGCCGGGCAACCGAGGTGGCCGACGTGCGGGACGGCGACGCCATGCGCGCGCTGGCCGATCGAGTCATGGCCCAACACGGACGTATCGACGTGCTCTGCAACGTGGCCGGCATCGGCGCGGTGGGCGACATCACCGCCAATTCGATCGCCGAATGGCGCGCGGTGTTCGAGGTCAACGTGCTCGGCATCGTCAACACGTGCCAGGCGGTGGTGCCGCACATGCGCGCACGCCGATCCGGAGTCATCGTCAACGTTTCGTCGGTGGCGGCGCTGGTCGGCCTCGTCGACCGCGCGCTGTACTCGGCGTCGAAAGGGGCGGTCAGCGCCCTCACGCGAGCGATGGCGGCCGACCACGTTCGAGAAGGCATCCGCGTCAACGCGGTCTGCCCGGGTACCGCCGACACGCCCTGGGTCCAGCGCCTGCTCGACGCCTCCCCGGACCCGGCGGCAACTCGCCGCCGTCTCGTCGCCCGCCAGCCGCTGGGCCGCCTGGCGACCGCGGCCGATGTCGCGGCAGCGATCGCCTACCTGGCTTCAGACGACGCGGCCTTCGTCATCGGCACCGAGCTGGTGGTGGATGGGGGAATCGCCGGCCTTTCGATCCCGCCCCCCGACCCATCCTGA